A portion of the Oxynema aestuarii AP17 genome contains these proteins:
- a CDS encoding AAA family ATPase, with protein sequence MPTARQVIALLKSHIEGEEQQFYSAALQIAAHEARQGHGKLALEIRDLINEAKNRQSAIEPKPGLIPLVQPKGELANLLSARYPDTKLTDMVLSSELELRLKRIITEQKQRNRLQEYNLSPRRKILLVGPPGSGKTMTAAALAGELQLPLFTAIYSSLIGKFMGETASRLQLIFDAMSATRGVYFFDEFDAIGTQRNSSNDVGEIRRVLNSFLLFIDSDTSESLILAATNHPNLLDEALFRRFDDVIEYDFPSNEMIQTLLENRLVLFEIAWNDWSEILSIARDLSLADLVRAADEAAKQAVLSNSDRIHKENLVYAILERKNITTQRSLTASS encoded by the coding sequence ATGCCTACTGCTCGTCAAGTTATAGCACTTCTAAAAAGCCATATAGAAGGCGAAGAGCAGCAGTTTTATTCTGCCGCCCTCCAAATTGCAGCGCATGAAGCCAGACAGGGACATGGAAAACTTGCGTTAGAAATCCGAGATCTGATTAATGAAGCGAAAAATCGCCAGTCTGCAATAGAACCCAAACCGGGTTTAATTCCCCTCGTTCAACCCAAAGGCGAATTAGCCAATTTACTCTCGGCACGATATCCAGATACTAAACTGACGGATATGGTACTTTCCTCCGAACTGGAGTTGAGATTAAAACGGATTATCACAGAACAAAAGCAGCGAAATCGCCTGCAAGAGTATAACTTGTCTCCTCGTCGCAAGATTCTGCTAGTCGGTCCCCCCGGTTCGGGGAAAACCATGACTGCTGCTGCATTAGCGGGGGAATTGCAACTACCTCTATTCACAGCAATTTACAGTAGTTTGATTGGCAAATTTATGGGAGAAACAGCCAGCAGACTGCAATTAATTTTTGATGCCATGTCAGCGACAAGGGGGGTTTACTTTTTCGACGAATTCGATGCTATTGGAACTCAGCGTAATAGCAGTAATGATGTTGGGGAAATTCGCCGAGTTTTAAATTCTTTTTTGCTTTTTATTGACAGCGATACTAGCGAGAGTTTAATTCTAGCTGCAACGAATCATCCCAACTTACTTGATGAAGCTTTATTTCGGAGATTTGATGATGTTATAGAATATGATTTTCCCTCAAACGAAATGATTCAAACGCTTCTCGAAAATAGACTGGTTTTATTTGAAATAGCCTGGAATGATTGGTCGGAAATTCTAAGTATTGCACGAGATTTAAGTTTAGCAGATTTGGTTCGCGCAGCAGATGAGGCAGCAAAACAGGCTGTGTTATCCAACAGCGATCGTATCCACAAAGAGAACTTAGTGTATGCTATTTTAGAAAGGA
- a CDS encoding Uma2 family endonuclease — translation MTQTLPETPPLVLQMSPAIEMTDQQFFTFCQQNRDYRIERTATGEITIISPTGSETGNRNFDLILQFGIWTKQNQTGIGFDSSTGFTLPNGAIRSSDVAWIKRERWNALTPEQKQTFAPICPDFVVELRSPSDNLKTLQDKLQEYIENGVSLGWLIDRKERKVYIYRPDRAVECLENPATVSAEDILPGFVLNLSTIW, via the coding sequence ATGACCCAAACCCTCCCAGAAACCCCCCCATTGGTGTTGCAAATGTCTCCCGCCATAGAGATGACAGACCAGCAATTTTTTACCTTTTGCCAGCAAAACCGGGATTATCGCATCGAACGCACCGCCACTGGAGAAATTACCATCATCTCCCCCACAGGTTCCGAAACCGGAAACCGGAACTTTGATTTAATCCTCCAATTCGGAATCTGGACCAAACAAAACCAAACCGGGATCGGGTTTGATTCCTCCACCGGGTTTACCCTTCCCAACGGCGCCATCCGTTCCTCCGACGTCGCCTGGATAAAACGAGAACGATGGAACGCACTCACCCCAGAACAAAAACAAACCTTCGCCCCCATCTGCCCCGATTTTGTCGTCGAACTGCGTTCCCCCAGCGACAATCTAAAAACCTTACAAGACAAACTGCAAGAATATATCGAGAATGGCGTTTCCCTCGGTTGGTTAATCGACCGCAAAGAGCGCAAAGTTTATATTTATCGTCCCGATAGAGCTGTGGAATGTTTAGAGAATCCAGCCACCGTAAGCGCTGAGGATATTTTACCAGGGTTTGTCTTGAATTTATCGACAATTTGGTAA
- a CDS encoding Eco57I restriction-modification methylase domain-containing protein, producing MRCVVILFAEARNLLPRENPIYHESYGIQGLRELLTRQAGGRAGERLRNSFSAWPRLLSLFRLVYSGSAHPELIVPRYGGKLFVPGDSLSSDPIARALAIFENPANSPSDAMVYRMLELLTRSKVKVRQGRRSTWVEAPVDFSGLSSEYIGILYEGLLDFELRQVEADNPIVFLNLGDRPALPLQRLEEMDDKALKALVEKLKQKAKPSTSEDEEESDDDAEAEAEESEAEVDEEEEDSDTDADAEAEDGDRTLELRQRATNWAIRAVKVGSLVTKPKSKKREALAEYETAVETMAKRLILEVLLPGEWFLVRWGGTRKGSGTFYTRPQLAVPTVRRTLLPLAYNPPVDEALNPDGKASAAQWHPKTPQEILDVKVCDPACGSGSFLIAALGFLTDALYESLFYHGWLREDPITQQVRVEIAADAIPQWFAECVKDLPLTLEHIGRERDAPTSGEETSFSRHRLKRYVVERCIYGVDIDALAVELARLSLWVETMDKSLPFSFLDHKVKCGNSLVGCWFDRFQDYPVMAWERDAGDANHDKFVHHYREYVAKSGKKKGQAQQKGDKWTQGIKDTRNSRVKEELTALLKTLDPSKPIIADFETTFPLPKLPEAIHDEAVGIFLEWHDLPIDYDSEEKKENEYEQKFRQDKAIQQLKQAFDSWCAVWFWPGDELEIAPTPQHFFDPTPEMAQRVAELAQQYQFFHWELEFPDVFAGVNDGFTAIVGNPPWETLQPNSMEFFSNIDPLYRTYGKQEALAKQVEYFQSDPQIEKSWLLYCDNLKALSNWTKNVGFPFGDPEEDGGKFSLSRSSKETELLHDLWRQRRQQHIGYADKRHPFRYQGEGKPYTQKLFAELGHILLKDGGRLSLIVPSGLYSDKGAGDLRNLFLNCCQWTHLYAFQNERFVFKDIDHRNKMVMFTVVKGGSTDAIATRFRLGPGDSPTAQELETDILGDRNYLSVPASEIRKFSPNTGALLEIRSDRDLAILEKMYDNGVLLGDDSPEGWGIQYRQGDFNMTSDSKLFPPRPQWEAKGYRADEYGHWLKGNWQPYDGSPSILQRPEGLILSVDGTSAIHVDEVEDVALPLYQGIMIHQFDFSPKGWISGTGVRAIWEEITWEHKSIRPQYLITAKDAYGKPRMIRGTKPSVRRVARNTDYRTTICGLVPDMPCGDKASIFAPIQHIATLALPAYLNSYAFDSVVRSRVGGTQLDYHIAAEIPTACGSASENNQLLAIKVLQLNGAYTLFAEDWIKLRTKFANTHKIIARSWYQLWAITPHERLRLRCILDAVVAELYGLDIEDFTWILRDCDYPAAQVCDNAFARTLEPKGFWRVDKDKDPELRHTVLSQIAFHELKRLGLEPFLNLNDGEGWMLPDTVRLADYGLGHDPRAEEPQPVAARLGDRFLPWQLEGTIEDSWQECERHADNLRRLLGDTPQTFNQENNTTNDTPDTPRKTEKLPSDPDYVPPTDRFGNPLNVDLFGNIIEPKSKRKKQ from the coding sequence ATGCGTTGCGTGGTGATTCTGTTTGCCGAAGCGCGAAACCTGTTACCTCGGGAAAATCCCATCTATCACGAATCTTATGGCATTCAAGGATTGCGCGAACTGCTGACGCGACAGGCAGGGGGACGCGCTGGGGAACGGTTGCGAAATAGTTTCAGCGCTTGGCCGCGATTGTTGTCCCTGTTTCGCTTAGTCTATAGCGGTTCGGCGCATCCAGAATTAATCGTACCGCGCTATGGGGGAAAATTATTCGTTCCTGGGGATAGTTTATCCTCGGATCCGATCGCCCGCGCTTTGGCAATCTTTGAAAATCCGGCGAACTCTCCCTCGGATGCGATGGTGTATCGGATGTTGGAATTGCTGACGCGCAGTAAAGTGAAAGTGCGTCAGGGACGGCGCAGTACCTGGGTGGAAGCGCCTGTAGACTTTTCGGGACTCTCTTCAGAGTATATCGGCATTCTCTATGAGGGATTATTGGATTTTGAATTGCGCCAAGTCGAGGCGGATAATCCCATCGTCTTTTTAAATTTAGGCGATCGCCCCGCTTTACCCCTGCAACGGTTGGAGGAAATGGACGATAAGGCGTTGAAAGCGTTGGTGGAGAAGTTGAAGCAAAAGGCGAAACCCTCTACCAGCGAAGATGAGGAGGAGAGTGACGACGACGCCGAGGCAGAAGCGGAGGAGTCTGAGGCGGAAGTGGATGAGGAAGAAGAAGACAGCGATACCGATGCAGACGCAGAGGCAGAAGACGGCGATCGCACCCTAGAATTGCGCCAACGGGCGACAAACTGGGCGATTCGGGCGGTGAAAGTCGGTTCCTTGGTGACAAAACCGAAAAGTAAGAAACGAGAGGCCCTGGCAGAATACGAAACTGCCGTGGAGACGATGGCAAAGCGCCTGATTTTAGAGGTATTGTTGCCGGGAGAATGGTTTTTAGTGCGTTGGGGAGGAACCCGCAAAGGATCGGGAACCTTCTACACCCGTCCCCAGTTGGCGGTTCCCACCGTTCGCCGCACCTTGTTACCCCTTGCTTACAATCCGCCGGTGGATGAGGCGCTTAACCCCGATGGGAAAGCATCTGCCGCGCAATGGCATCCGAAAACCCCCCAGGAAATCCTCGATGTGAAAGTCTGCGATCCGGCGTGCGGTTCCGGTTCCTTTTTAATTGCAGCATTGGGATTTTTAACTGATGCGCTTTATGAAAGTTTGTTCTATCACGGGTGGTTGAGGGAAGATCCGATAACCCAGCAAGTGCGAGTGGAAATCGCTGCTGATGCCATCCCCCAATGGTTTGCCGAATGCGTCAAAGATTTACCCTTGACATTAGAACATATAGGGAGGGAGCGAGACGCTCCCACTTCAGGGGAAGAAACCTCATTTTCTCGCCACAGATTAAAGCGGTATGTGGTGGAACGCTGTATTTATGGCGTGGATATTGACGCCTTGGCGGTGGAGTTGGCGCGGTTATCCCTGTGGGTGGAAACGATGGATAAAAGTTTGCCGTTTAGTTTCCTCGACCATAAGGTAAAATGTGGCAATTCTTTGGTGGGATGTTGGTTCGATCGCTTCCAAGATTATCCGGTGATGGCATGGGAACGGGACGCCGGAGATGCAAATCACGATAAATTCGTGCATCACTATCGGGAATATGTGGCGAAAAGTGGCAAGAAAAAGGGACAAGCACAGCAAAAAGGAGATAAGTGGACTCAGGGGATTAAAGATACCCGCAACAGTCGCGTCAAAGAGGAGTTAACCGCTTTACTGAAAACCTTAGACCCCAGTAAACCGATTATCGCTGACTTCGAGACCACCTTTCCCTTACCCAAACTACCCGAAGCGATTCACGATGAAGCAGTCGGGATATTCCTGGAATGGCACGATCTACCGATTGATTATGACTCGGAAGAGAAGAAAGAAAACGAATACGAGCAGAAATTCCGCCAAGATAAAGCGATTCAGCAGTTAAAACAAGCATTCGATAGTTGGTGCGCGGTGTGGTTTTGGCCGGGGGATGAGTTAGAGATTGCACCGACACCGCAGCACTTTTTCGATCCGACTCCGGAAATGGCGCAACGAGTGGCAGAATTGGCGCAACAGTATCAGTTTTTCCATTGGGAGTTAGAATTTCCCGATGTGTTTGCCGGGGTGAATGATGGATTTACCGCCATTGTGGGAAATCCCCCTTGGGAAACTTTACAACCCAATTCGATGGAATTTTTCTCAAATATCGACCCGCTTTATCGCACCTACGGCAAGCAGGAAGCGTTAGCGAAACAGGTAGAGTATTTTCAAAGTGACCCGCAAATCGAGAAAAGCTGGTTGTTGTATTGCGACAACCTGAAGGCGCTATCGAATTGGACGAAAAATGTGGGATTTCCGTTTGGAGATCCGGAAGAGGACGGCGGCAAGTTCAGTTTATCGAGATCGAGTAAAGAAACCGAGTTATTGCATGACTTGTGGCGTCAGCGTCGCCAGCAGCATATCGGATATGCGGATAAGCGTCACCCGTTCCGCTATCAAGGTGAAGGAAAACCCTATACTCAAAAATTATTTGCTGAGTTAGGACATATTTTGCTCAAAGATGGCGGACGGTTAAGTTTAATCGTTCCCTCTGGACTGTACAGCGATAAGGGTGCAGGAGATTTACGAAACTTATTTTTAAATTGCTGTCAGTGGACGCACCTTTATGCGTTCCAAAATGAGCGGTTTGTGTTTAAAGATATCGACCATCGCAATAAGATGGTGATGTTTACGGTTGTCAAGGGAGGAAGTACCGATGCGATCGCCACTCGCTTTCGGTTAGGACCCGGCGACTCTCCCACCGCGCAAGAATTGGAAACGGATATTTTAGGCGATCGCAACTATCTCTCGGTTCCCGCCAGCGAAATTCGCAAATTCAGTCCCAACACCGGCGCATTGCTAGAAATTAGAAGCGATCGCGACTTAGCAATCTTAGAGAAAATGTACGATAACGGCGTCTTGTTAGGGGATGACAGTCCCGAAGGGTGGGGGATTCAGTATCGCCAAGGTGATTTTAACATGACCAGCGACTCGAAATTATTCCCACCCCGTCCCCAGTGGGAAGCAAAAGGATATCGCGCCGACGAATACGGACATTGGTTAAAAGGCAACTGGCAACCCTATGACGGTTCCCCCTCCATTTTGCAGCGTCCCGAAGGGCTAATTTTATCCGTTGATGGCACTAGCGCCATTCACGTCGATGAGGTAGAAGACGTGGCGCTACCGTTGTATCAGGGGATTATGATACATCAGTTTGATTTTTCTCCTAAAGGTTGGATAAGTGGAACCGGAGTTAGAGCAATTTGGGAAGAAATTACTTGGGAGCATAAATCAATCCGCCCGCAATATCTAATTACAGCAAAAGATGCGTATGGAAAACCTCGAATGATTCGAGGCACTAAACCATCAGTACGAAGAGTTGCTCGGAATACAGATTATAGAACTACTATCTGTGGATTAGTCCCTGATATGCCTTGCGGAGACAAAGCTTCAATTTTTGCACCCATTCAACATATTGCGACTCTAGCTTTACCTGCTTACTTAAATAGTTATGCTTTTGATTCTGTTGTTAGAAGTAGAGTGGGTGGAACTCAGCTAGACTATCATATTGCCGCAGAAATACCTACCGCTTGTGGTTCCGCAAGTGAAAACAACCAGTTACTAGCAATTAAAGTTTTACAATTAAATGGTGCTTATACTCTATTTGCAGAAGATTGGATAAAATTAAGAACAAAATTTGCCAATACCCATAAGATTATCGCTCGCTCTTGGTATCAACTCTGGGCCATCACCCCTCACGAACGCCTGCGCCTGCGCTGTATCCTCGATGCAGTGGTTGCCGAACTCTACGGATTGGATATCGAAGACTTCACCTGGATATTGCGAGACTGCGATTATCCTGCCGCACAAGTCTGCGATAATGCTTTTGCACGCACCCTAGAACCCAAAGGATTTTGGCGGGTTGACAAAGACAAAGATCCGGAATTGCGACACACCGTCTTATCCCAAATCGCCTTCCACGAACTCAAACGCCTCGGTTTAGAACCCTTCCTCAACCTCAATGACGGGGAAGGGTGGATGCTACCCGACACCGTGAGATTGGCAGACTATGGATTGGGACATGACCCCCGCGCCGAAGAACCCCAACCCGTCGCCGCCAGACTCGGCGACAGATTCCTCCCCTGGCAACTCGAAGGAACCATCGAAGACTCCTGGCAAGAATGCGAGAGACACGCCGACAACCTGCGCCGCCTCCTCGGAGACACCCCGCAAACCTTTAATCAAGAAAATAACACCACCAACGACACCCCCGACACTCCGCGCAAAACCGAAAAACTCCCCAGCGACCCCGATTATGTCCCGCCAACCGATAGGTTTGGCAATCCCCTCAACGTCGATTTATTTGGCAACATCATCGAACCCAAATCAAAACGGAAAAAACAATAA
- a CDS encoding IS630 family transposase: MNIIDELDNFIENTTNTKEMKRALAAKMKLSGQPSKKIEEILNVSSSFVSQWKNKAIFEGVESLNLQYKGSKGYLKPEEKTQITSWIRQQEYLRLSDLKRYLQQEYNVIYSSNQSYYDLLKAAGMSWKKSQKKNPAKDEKLVKKKEEEIQKKLKDWEEDIKAGKLAVFMIDECHLLWGDVLGFVWGRKDIRVEIPIKNQKSRQSYYGALDYQTHEFILQEYPKADTDNTIQFIQYLREQRPGQKLAIFWDGARYHDSQQFRDFLKELNEGLEEDEWLITCTKFAPNAPEQNPVEDIWLQTKNFLRTFYFLCDSFKRVKELFKIFADGQVFDFPKLYSYGFLPQMT; encoded by the coding sequence ATGAATATCATAGACGAGCTAGATAATTTCATTGAAAATACCACAAATACCAAAGAAATGAAGAGAGCATTGGCAGCCAAAATGAAATTATCTGGTCAACCCTCTAAGAAAATTGAAGAAATATTAAATGTTTCTTCGAGCTTCGTTAGTCAATGGAAAAATAAAGCAATTTTTGAGGGTGTTGAGAGTTTGAATCTTCAATACAAAGGAAGTAAAGGCTATCTAAAACCGGAAGAAAAAACACAAATCACTTCATGGATAAGACAACAAGAGTATTTGAGATTGTCTGACTTAAAACGATATTTGCAGCAAGAATACAACGTGATTTATTCTTCAAATCAAAGTTATTATGACTTGCTGAAAGCGGCTGGCATGAGCTGGAAAAAGTCGCAAAAAAAGAATCCAGCCAAAGATGAAAAGCTAGTCAAAAAAAAAGAAGAAGAAATTCAAAAGAAGCTTAAGGACTGGGAAGAGGATATCAAAGCTGGAAAGCTTGCTGTGTTTATGATTGATGAATGTCATCTTCTTTGGGGAGACGTCTTGGGTTTTGTTTGGGGAAGAAAAGATATAAGAGTCGAAATTCCCATTAAAAACCAAAAAAGTCGCCAAAGTTATTATGGCGCTTTAGATTACCAAACTCATGAATTTATTCTTCAAGAATACCCGAAAGCCGATACCGACAATACCATTCAGTTTATACAATACTTACGAGAACAAAGACCGGGACAAAAATTAGCCATTTTTTGGGATGGTGCCAGGTATCACGACTCTCAACAATTTCGAGATTTTTTAAAAGAGCTAAATGAAGGCTTAGAAGAAGATGAATGGTTGATTACTTGTACGAAGTTTGCTCCGAATGCTCCCGAGCAAAATCCAGTTGAAGATATTTGGCTGCAAACTAAAAATTTCTTGAGAACATTTTATTTTTTATGTGATTCATTTAAAAGAGTTAAAGAGCTATTCAAGATATTTGCTGATGGCCAAGTTTTTGATTTCCCTAAGCTATATTCTTATGGATTTTTGCCACAAATGACTTAG
- the drmD gene encoding DISARM system SNF2-like helicase DrmD: MIASKPSPRHSDTQIPRVGMLATVRNRRALVVSVEPFDGGIAGRLHLVGLEYTDMDGNREDKVIWERELNASLLEPTALPRVDAEPPMQGEEFDALQRAARWTALSPFLNSDRREPLEPLPFSAPLFGAVQVEDFQLVPLYKALRMPRISLLLADDVGLGKTVEAGLILTELLLRRRIRRVLILCPAALRKQWQQEMKAKFSLSFDVVDRAETHAIQKRLGLDANPWRTYPRIITSYHYLRQPDVLEQFRTTLRQPEGSANLPWDLLIVDEAHNLMPANFGDDSDLSKMLRFISPWFEHKLFLTATPHNGHTRCFSGLLEQLDPVRFMQTGEMDAAQQQRIEEVVIRRLKREINQLDENRGEMPRFCQRIPQPVPLFFGKAERQLGRAFSEFRTAVKAAIADSKKTDRLAGSFAVEVLNKRLLSCPYTFAQSWVRFQEGIAGVDEAEVSQVQAAKRAIAEDIDDDLETEGRIQYAAKTTGAWLKPLVPDLTAEIAALDSALQALGLVEGGQLADPVEDERFSRLLTAIKQYLRNGKEWIPEERLVVFTEYKTTLDYLDRRLKAEFPGEPEAIRVLYGGMSDRDRDGIKQAFNDPADPIRILVATDAASEGLNLQETAHLILHYDIPWNPARLDQRNGRLDRHGQARDVIVFHFTSDDDADLKFLAHVVQKVNTIREELGSMGEVFDAAFQRRFIDFEDSDRVVRGLDEAVEKQRGRATVPRSPHTDTGSDCAIALQEFEKELDLTPETLKSTLEIAMGLGVGLPRFEGPDTEGKLRLQVPIPPKWEPLVDDYLRLETNGDRGALPAIVFDPSHFIQYRNNRPVFRAAKDTALLHLGHPIFYHALALFARARFPGGIDNLPVSRWTVRYGEVPDNADALLLLTVEELAVNELRESFHHWVRTLRFPIVGEELGEQLSHVAPVVKDYRDRLPDEAAIETAQELWDAIAFDLREKVQQIAQQLTEQLHPILKTQKAAGLEEAKKRFESRIKEVERAMKETTLQKLEKERERLLAEMERNPYLFPDLQREQAEKLQNLEDELKRRRHQYQGLLDFLKKEQNRTVKHLIPKRHTLRGTAQVFPVTVEIRLPEVSR; encoded by the coding sequence ATGATTGCCAGTAAACCCTCACCCCGTCACTCAGACACTCAGATCCCTCGTGTGGGAATGTTGGCAACGGTTCGCAACCGGCGGGCGTTGGTGGTGTCGGTGGAACCGTTTGATGGGGGGATCGCCGGACGATTGCATCTGGTGGGGTTGGAATATACCGATATGGATGGCAATCGCGAAGATAAAGTCATCTGGGAACGGGAACTCAATGCCAGCTTGTTGGAACCCACCGCCTTGCCTCGGGTGGACGCAGAACCGCCGATGCAGGGGGAGGAGTTCGATGCCTTGCAACGGGCGGCGCGATGGACTGCCCTCTCTCCGTTTCTCAATAGCGATCGCCGCGAACCGTTAGAACCCCTGCCGTTTTCTGCCCCCTTATTCGGCGCGGTACAGGTGGAAGATTTTCAGTTAGTCCCCCTTTACAAAGCGTTGCGGATGCCGCGCATTTCCCTGCTGTTGGCCGATGATGTAGGATTGGGGAAAACGGTGGAAGCGGGTTTAATTTTAACCGAGTTGCTGTTGCGCCGTCGGATTCGTCGGGTGTTGATTTTATGTCCGGCAGCGTTGCGGAAGCAGTGGCAGCAGGAGATGAAGGCAAAGTTTTCCCTCTCTTTTGATGTGGTCGATCGCGCGGAGACTCACGCCATCCAAAAACGTCTCGGACTCGATGCCAACCCCTGGCGCACCTACCCGCGCATTATCACCTCCTATCACTATCTGCGCCAACCGGATGTCTTGGAACAGTTTCGCACCACCTTACGGCAACCGGAAGGATCGGCGAATTTGCCTTGGGATTTACTGATTGTTGATGAAGCGCATAATTTAATGCCTGCTAACTTCGGCGATGATAGCGATTTGTCGAAGATGTTGCGGTTTATTTCCCCTTGGTTTGAACATAAGTTATTTTTGACGGCGACCCCCCATAACGGTCATACCCGTTGCTTTTCTGGACTCTTGGAACAACTGGATCCGGTGCGATTTATGCAAACCGGGGAGATGGATGCGGCGCAACAGCAGCGCATTGAGGAGGTGGTGATTCGGCGTCTGAAGCGCGAGATTAACCAATTGGATGAAAATCGGGGAGAAATGCCGCGTTTTTGTCAGCGAATTCCGCAACCCGTTCCGTTATTTTTTGGGAAAGCAGAACGGCAATTGGGACGGGCATTTAGCGAGTTTAGGACGGCAGTGAAAGCGGCGATCGCAGATTCTAAAAAAACCGATCGCCTCGCCGGTTCGTTTGCGGTGGAGGTTCTCAATAAACGCTTGCTGTCTTGTCCCTATACTTTTGCTCAATCGTGGGTTCGCTTTCAAGAGGGGATTGCCGGAGTCGATGAGGCGGAGGTGTCCCAAGTTCAGGCGGCAAAACGGGCGATCGCAGAAGATATTGATGACGACTTGGAAACGGAGGGACGCATCCAGTATGCGGCGAAAACCACTGGCGCTTGGTTAAAACCGTTGGTTCCCGATCTCACAGCAGAAATTGCGGCGTTAGATAGTGCGTTGCAAGCGTTGGGATTGGTTGAGGGGGGACAGTTAGCGGATCCGGTGGAGGACGAACGCTTTTCCCGATTGTTGACCGCGATTAAGCAATATTTGCGGAATGGGAAGGAGTGGATACCGGAAGAACGCTTGGTGGTGTTTACCGAGTATAAAACCACGTTGGACTATCTCGATCGCCGTCTGAAAGCGGAGTTTCCAGGGGAACCGGAAGCGATTCGGGTATTGTATGGGGGGATGAGCGATCGCGATCGCGATGGAATCAAGCAAGCATTTAACGACCCTGCCGATCCCATCCGCATTTTAGTGGCGACGGACGCCGCATCAGAAGGGTTGAACTTACAGGAAACCGCACATTTAATCCTGCATTACGATATTCCCTGGAACCCGGCGCGACTGGATCAGCGCAACGGACGCTTGGATCGTCACGGACAAGCGCGGGATGTCATCGTGTTTCACTTTACCAGCGACGATGATGCGGATTTAAAATTTTTAGCTCACGTGGTGCAAAAAGTCAATACCATTCGCGAAGAATTGGGATCGATGGGGGAAGTGTTCGATGCGGCATTCCAGCGTCGGTTTATCGATTTTGAAGACAGCGATCGCGTGGTGAGAGGGTTGGATGAGGCGGTGGAGAAACAGCGAGGACGCGCCACCGTCCCGCGATCGCCTCACACTGACACGGGAAGCGATTGCGCGATCGCCTTGCAGGAGTTTGAAAAAGAACTCGACCTCACCCCAGAAACCTTGAAAAGCACCTTAGAAATTGCGATGGGTTTGGGTGTCGGTTTGCCGCGATTTGAAGGGCCGGATACCGAGGGTAAATTGCGGTTGCAGGTGCCGATCCCGCCGAAATGGGAACCGTTAGTGGATGATTATTTGCGTTTGGAAACCAATGGCGATCGCGGCGCACTTCCGGCCATCGTTTTCGACCCCAGTCATTTTATCCAATATCGCAACAATCGCCCGGTGTTTCGCGCCGCCAAAGATACGGCGTTGTTACATTTAGGTCATCCCATATTCTATCATGCCTTGGCCTTATTTGCAAGAGCTAGATTTCCCGGTGGCATCGATAATTTGCCGGTGAGTCGGTGGACGGTACGCTATGGGGAAGTGCCGGATAATGCCGATGCTTTATTGTTGTTGACGGTAGAAGAATTGGCGGTTAACGAGTTGCGCGAATCGTTCCATCATTGGGTGAGGACGTTGCGATTTCCCATCGTTGGGGAAGAGTTGGGGGAACAGTTGTCCCACGTTGCGCCAGTGGTGAAAGATTATCGCGATCGCTTGCCCGATGAGGCGGCGATTGAGACAGCGCAGGAGTTGTGGGACGCGATCGCCTTCGACTTGCGCGAGAAGGTGCAGCAAATCGCCCAGCAGCTAACCGAACAGTTACATCCAATTTTAAAAACTCAAAAAGCGGCTGGATTGGAGGAAGCGAAAAAGCGGTTTGAGTCTCGGATTAAGGAAGTGGAACGAGCGATGAAAGAGACGACCCTACAGAAACTTGAAAAAGAACGAGAGCGACTGCTGGCTGAAATGGAAAGGAATCCTTATTTATTTCCAGACTTGCAGCGAGAACAGGCGGAAAAGCTGCAAAATTTAGAAGATGAATTGAAACGACGACGCCATCAGTATCAAGGGTTATTAGACTTTTTGAAGAAAGAGCAAAACCGCACGGTAAAACATCTAATTCCCAAACGCCATACCCTGCGCGGAACCGCTCAAGTTTTTCCCGTAACTGTTGAAATTCGCTTGCCGGAGGTCTCTCGATGA
- a CDS encoding PPC domain-containing protein, whose amino-acid sequence MTNRFAFAQRLPCRIDWHRIVLLPITVVAIAGSASGVRAENMYNPIRLPGSNEISDTLSEQDIPTGQGGFARDYIVTLQEGDQVAIDLLSDSFDTIVALIAPDGTTIAENDDGPDGSTNSLLFSRITQGGDYIVRVRAFGEGGTGNFTLKVTRLRPI is encoded by the coding sequence ATGACTAACCGTTTTGCGTTCGCGCAGCGTCTGCCTTGCAGAATCGACTGGCATCGCATCGTTTTGCTTCCGATTACGGTTGTGGCGATCGCGGGGAGTGCATCGGGCGTACGCGCCGAGAATATGTATAACCCAATCCGCCTGCCGGGTAGCAATGAAATCAGCGATACCCTCTCAGAACAGGATATTCCTACAGGTCAGGGCGGCTTTGCTCGCGACTATATTGTCACCCTTCAAGAAGGGGATCAAGTGGCGATCGACCTCCTTTCCGACAGTTTCGATACGATCGTCGCCTTAATTGCCCCCGACGGCACGACGATCGCCGAAAATGACGACGGTCCCGACGGTAGCACCAACTCCCTATTATTTTCGCGGATTACTCAAGGGGGAGATTACATCGTCCGCGTCCGCGCTTTCGGTGAAGGGGGTACGGGCAACTTTACCCTCAAAGTTACCCGCCTGCGCCCGATCTGA